ACGGTCCGCGTAACGGCCCGTGAGCAGTATCTGCTGCAGCTGCAAGCCCATGATTCCAGGGCGACTGATGCTCAGATCGCCCGTCATGGCGAGCGGTTGCAGTCCGAGAGTGCCGTCACCACTCAAACGGCCATAAACCCCTTCCCAGCGTTGCCTAGGGGGAAGCGCCAGTTCCAGTCCATCGACCGTTAAATCAGTGGCTGTCCATCGGTAACCGGCAGGCGTTCCACGGAGCTGCAGATCCCCCTTGCGGCGACGCAGCATCACATCAGTGGGAAGCCAGTTCGCACCAAGCCGGGCCTCAAGAGATCCAGCAATGACTGATCCCACCGAAGCCATCGACAGCACACCACCGCCGCCGGTGCGACCGAGGAAGGTTCCACTCCAGTCCTCCATGAGGCGCACAGCACCCGCCCGCGGATGATTCACGGCAAGGCGCAGATCAGGTCGCAATGCATCGAGAGGACCAAGAACCCGACCGGATGCAGCAATCGTTCCATCCATCTCAGTGCCCAGAAGAGGACCCAGACGCTTGAGGGGATAGGAGTCAAGCCGTAGATCGGCCTCCAATGGACCGGGTTTCAGCCCACCTGCACCAAGGCTGAGCGGCATCCTGGCGCTGGCGGTGAAATCAGGACTGCGGAACTTCTCAAGCTCCAGCAGTCCTGATTGCGCAGTCCAACCAGCCTGCAGCGACCATGCTTCAAGCAAGGGATTACTGGCCTGAGCCATGTCCAGAGACAACTCAGGCTTTAACGATGCACCGCTCAACTGGAGCTTTCCCTTCAAGGGAGCTGCCGTACCGAGCAGAGGCGAGACGAGAGGAAGGCGCTTCCAGGCGGGCCCCGCCAGCTCAAGCCGCTGGGTGGCGACCTGCAGCTGAGGATGCAGGGCCCCTTTGGCCTTCACATCCACACCAGGCGCTTGAAGAACAAACCGATCCAGCGTTGCCGACCAGTCCTGGCGGTCCCGCCAATCGGCACTCAGCTGAGCTGCAAGGCGAAGAGGTCCGTCCAACGGAATGGAGTCAGGCAAGGCCCAGAGCCCATTGACGCGCAGATTCGGTTGAGACCAATCACCCTCGAGCCGAAACGCCAGATTGCGGTTCTCATCCAGTTCCTTGAGGGCTGCCTTCAGAGCAAAGGTGCGGTTGAGACGCACGTTGCCGCCCAGGGAAGCCACATAGGGCCCGTAAGTCCATCGACTGTTCGCGACTTTGAGCGTGTCCCCGCGACAACTGACTCGCAACTGCGGAGACTCCAGCCTGTGCTCCATGGCCTGGCCACTGAACTGCGCTCTCTGCAGAGACAGCCCGCCGCTGCAGTTGGCTTGTCCTCCACGCCAACCCAGGCGCAGATTGCCACCAAGCTGCCCCTGCATCTGAACGGGGAGCTTCAACGGCAACAGGCCCTGATAGCGAGCCAACTGAATCCGTTCCAGCTGGGTGGTGAGCTCAAATTCCGGGCGGACCCAACGGCCTCGTGCCTTGACGGTGATACGCCCCCTGTCTGGGAGCACGAGCTTGAGCACGCCATCAGCCCTGTGCTCATCAAGACGGATGCCGGTCCAACCAGCAGCTGTCAAGCTGAGACCCGCAGAGTCGATCTTGATCCTGGCGGGGTCGCTGAAACGCACCTGCAGATCCAAGCGGGGTGGGTCGCCTTGCTCTGGGAAGGGTCCTGGAACCCAGTAATGGCCCTGGTCATTACGCCGTAGATCGAGCTGAGCTCCTCTGACCCGCACCGTGAGAACGGGCTTGAATCGCAGAAGACTGGCGAAGGGATCGAGGCCGATGGTGAGGCGCTGAATCTCTGCAGTCGACTGATCAAGTGGACCTTTGCGGACCTGAACAGGACCTAGCGCAAGTCCCTGCAGACCCAGGCCGCGATAGCGACCGATGCTGACGGGGTGACCAAGAGGCTTGGAGATCTGAGCCTCGATGTCTGGACGCAGCCGCTGAAACAGCGAACTGGCCCAGTGATCGGCGGCAAACCACACCACTACCCCACCGATGAGGGATCCACCCAAAACAGACAGGACGAGCCTGTTACGCCGCATGCTGGTTGGACCTCCTCGCATCGATGCCCGTCAATACGCCGGAGGTCGACGCAATATAAGGACCACATTCCGAGCAGACCAGCCCATGCCACTTGAGGAATTGCTCTCCACCTCCAGCATCTGGCTCGCCAAAGGCGGGCTGGCGCTGTTTGGCTTGACCCTGATCGCCTTCATCGCCCGCTGGGGGGTTCGTTTCCGACTGGTGGGAGTGAGCAGCTTCACGCTGCTGTTGTCGGCCAGCTGCTGGGCTTTTGGTCTCAGCTATACACCCAGCGTCAGCGTGGAGGGAGCATTGCGAGCCCCGGTGGTTTTTGACAATGGTGATGATCTGGTGGTGGCTCAGGCCCAGGCCGATTTTCCAGACGAAGCGATCGCACCGACCCTGCAGCAATTGGCGGGGAATGTTCGTCCTGGCGGCCGCAACAGCCCTGAGGTGACTGTTCGATTACGTCAACTCCAGCCTGCGGGTGAAGGAGCTTCCAGATCAGTGGTTCTGGGCGAAACCGTTCGCGACTTCCGAGCCGAATGAGACCAGAGGATCCATTACAGGAGCTACCCCAGGGCCTGCGCGATGAACTGAAACAGCTGCTGGCTTCCGGCATCACCACCTGGGGGCAGCTGCAGTCTCTGGACGAGCTGCAAATCAGTCGACTGGCCTCCAGCGGTCGGGCGTCAGCACGCAATCTCAGACGGCTGCAAGGCATGGCCGATCTGGCCTGCGCGTTGGACCTGGCCCCTCAGGATGCTGCCCTGCTGATGCACGCAGGACTGGCCACCGTGACAGCGATCGCTGGGGCCACCCCACAGGACGTGCTCACCCGCACCGGACGACTGGAACGTCAGTTGCGAAGCGGACGGCCCCCGGTTGTGGATCTTGCCGTGGCCCGCCGCTGGATCCTCCGTGCCAAGGAGAGGCAAAACACGAACTGACCGTCCAGACCAGCAAGCTCCGTCTCACCCGTTTCAAATGAGGGACAGATTCGGACAGAGGTTCCGATGCGTTTCCTCAACAACCTCAGATTCGCAACAGTTGCCGCAGTTTCAACCCTGCTTGCGGTGAGCCCTTTCAGTCAGGCCCAGTCGTCTCTTTTGGAAAGCGTTAAGCGCAATCCCGGTGAAGCCCAGGCACTCTGCCAACAGTTCAAATCCATCAATGCCCAAGGGGAGTCGGCACTTTCCAGCCAATCCATTGCTGTGATTGCTGGCCAACGCAACCTCAACAAGACGGAAGCTGAAATTGTGGCGACCTACGTGATCGGACTCAATTGCCCGGATGTTCGCTGATGCGTCACTGATCACTCGCGACGGCGTTGAGCTGGTCTCGCGAGTGTGGCGACCCTGCGGAGATGGCCCCTGGCCTGCGCTGTTGATGCGACAGCCCTATGGCAAGTCCATCGCTTCAACTGTCACGCTCCCTCACCCTGAGTGGTGGTGCAGTCACGGCTTTGTTGTGGTCGTTCAGGATGTGCGCGGCCAGGGAGCGTCGGGAGGACATTTCCGCGGCTTCTCCCAGGAAGCGCACGACACAGCCGACACCTTGAGTTGGCTGAGGCAAAGGCCAGAGGTCAATGGTCGAGTCGGGATGTACGGCTTCTCCTATCAAGGCCTGACCCAACTGCTGGCGCCTTCGGAGTGCCCACCACCCGATTGCCTGGCACCGGCGATGTGCGGCCTGGACGAACGGGACCACTGGAGTTGCGACGGCAACGCCCACTGGTGGCATCTGGGGCTGGGTTGGGGCTTGCAGCTGGCCAGTCTCCAAGCCAAAAGGCGGGGAGACCATCAGGCCTGGAACGAGATGCGACGCAGCCTTGAAGACGGCAGCTATCTGAGTGAAGGCATGTCGATGCTTGAACACCACGATCCCGAGGGCATGGCCCTGCGCTGGCTCAAGCAAAGCCCCGAACGGGACAGCGACTGGATCCAACACTCCATGCCACATCGATGGCTGCAGCAACCGATGCTGTTACTTGGGGGCTGGTGGGATCCCCATCTCCGCGGCGTGATTGCTCTTGCGGAACAAGCCAGAGCGGCGGGAGGGCGACCTGAACTCCACATCGGCCCTGCCACCCATCTGCAGTGGTGGGCAGAGAGCAGCGAACTGCTGCTGAAGTTCTTCCAGCGGCATCTGATCGACTCTCCCAGCGACTGCGCCCCCCCACACAGTGCGGATGACATCGTCGTCTGGCTGTGGGACCAAGTCAGCGACAGCTGGTGCGGAGCAGACGATCTGAGTCCAGCATCGATCAACCCCCTATCCCCGGTCTCCTCACAACCTTTCGATCAGCAACGGTGGCATCTCTGCAGTCGAGGCCTCGCCTGCCTTGACCCAGAAGAAGGACAGATCCTTGACGCAGCATCTGACCATGGCGGCAAGGTGGTGATCGTGCATGACCCATGGCGGCCTGTACCCGCCATCGGTGGGCATCTCAGCCCAAGCGCCGGCCCCTGCGATCGAGCATCCCTTGATCGTCGCAGTGACGTGGCGGTGTTCACCGGTGAACCCCTTAAGGGCGCCCTGCCCCTGCAGGGCAAGCCGAAGCTCAAACTTCACGTCTGCGCAGACCAGCCTGGATTTGATCTTTGTGTGGCCTTGTCGCGATTGCCTCGGGGCAAGAACACGGTGCAACAGCTCTCAACCGGGATGCTGCGAATCCGCGGACAGCAAGCCCTCGAGCTCTGTGAACGGGAGCTAGACCTTCAGCCGCTGCTTGCCACGCTCGAACCCGGCGACAGGCTGCGTTTATCGATTGCAGGAGCCGCCTGGCCAGCCATTGCCATCAACCCTGGGCATGAGGCCGTGGCCTGCAGCGCACCCAGTGCCGATTGCCGTGTGATCAGCATCGAGTTGCATCTTGAGATGGCTCAGTTGTGGATGCTGCCTCTGCTGGCGCCCCAACACCTGGGAACTCCGGCAGACTGATTCGACCGTTCTGACGATTGCCGTGAAGTTCACCTCCTGTCTTCTGGCCGCTGCCATGGCCACCTGCACTGTGGAGATGATCCCTGCGGCAGGCGTCCGAGCAGAGATCCAGGTTGCACAGGCCCTCAATGCGCCGCGGACCAATCTCACTCCAAGCCAAGCCCAAAACGCCGCCAAAGAACTGCTCACATCGATCCAAGCGAAGAACGCGCAGGGGATTTACAAGTTGTTGGCGACGCCCCTGAAATCAGCCACCAGCGTGGAAGCCATCAGCCAGCGGCTTCAAAGCGCGCCCATGATCGAATCCTTCCGAGTGGTCTCGGTCAATCCAGGTCTTGACGACACGACCGTGGAAACCGTGGCCATCACCAACAGCGGCACCCGTGAACTGCCTCTGTTACTGGTGCTCGATGACGACGGACAACTGCTGGCCTGGAAGTGGGTCGAGACGGTGCTCCCGATCGAACAGACCGCACTGAAGTTTGTGCAAGATCTGGATGCCGGTCGTTGGATCGCAGCCCGGTATTACCTGGACCTCGACTTTCAAAAGGAGATCTCCCCAGCTGACCTCAAACGCAAGTGGTCGAAGCTGGAGCGGGTTCTCGGAGGGGTGAAGAGCATCAAGAGCGCGCTTGCAGCCTCGAGCAGCAGTGAGCAGCAACTGGTGTTGGTCACGATTGAATTCGGCAACATGACCGACAACCTCTTTGTGATCTTCAACCGCCAAGGGCGGATCATCAACGTCGACTTCTCAGCAGATCTGGTCTGAAATCCCTGGCAGGAAAGGAGTTTGAGCAGGCTTTCCGCTTAAGCTCCCGGCCTACGAAAGCTCCGTCGTCATGACCATCACTGTGCAGGACTGGATGGTTGAGGATGCCCAGCGACTGGCGGAGTGTCGTCACGACCACCCCTTCTCCATTCTCGGCCCTCAATCGCAAGACAACGGTGGCTGGGTCATCCGTGTCTGGATGCCCGAAGCCGACAACGTGACTCTTCTGACCGGTTCAGAGGAGATCGCTATGGCAACTCCACACCATCCCTGGATCTTCGAAACCGAGGTCAATCGCAACCCAGGGAGTACTTACAGGGTGCGCGTGAACCGTGGAGGAATCACCCATGAACAGCATGATCCGTGGGCCTTCCGTCAGGAATGGATGGGCGAAATGGATCGCCATCTGTTCGCGGAGGGGAATCACCATCACATCTGGCGGCGCATGGGTGCCCATCGCTGCGATCAAGACGGCGTCCAGGGTGTGATGTTCTGCCTGTGGGCTCCCAACGCCCGCAGCGTCAGCGTGATCGGCGATCTCAATAGCTGGGATGGTCGACAGCACCCCATGCAACAGCGCCTGGGAGGGATCTGGGAGCTGTTCCTCCCCGGAATAGCTGAAGGAGAGCTCTACAAATACGAAATCCGAACCCAGGACGGCCACTGCTACCAAAAGGCCGATCCCTACGGCTTCCAGCACGAAGTGCGTCCAGACACAAGCTCCCTGGTGAGCCATCTCGATGGTTTCAACTGGACGGACAGCAGCTGGATGCAGACGCGCGACAGCAGCAATGTGCTGGACCAGCCGATCTCTGTGTATGAGATGCACCTTGGCAGCTGGATTCACGCCTCCGCGGAAGAGCCTTTCATTGAGGCCGATGGCAGTGCCAGGCCACCGGTTCCCGCAGCAGATCTCAAACCAGGTGCTCGCCTGCTCACCTATCCGGAACTGGCTGATCGCCTGATTCCCTACGTCAAGGAGAGGGGCTTCACGCACATCGAACTGATGCCGATCACCGAGCATCCATTTGATGGCTCCTGGGGTTACCAGGTCACTGGCTGGTATGCCCCGACCAGCCGCTACGGAACCCCTGATGAATTCCGGGGTTTTGTCGATCGATGCCACGCCGAGGGCATCGGCGTGATCATCGACTGGGTGCCAGGTCACTTCCCCCGTGACAGTCACGGTTTGGCCTTTTTTGATGGCTGCCACTTGTATGAGCACGCCGATCCACGCATCGGCGAGCACAAGGAATGGGGCACGCTGATCTTCAACTACAGCCGCAATGAAGTTCGCAACTTTCTTGTGGCCAACCTGGTGTTCTGGTTCGACCAGTTCCACATCGACGGCATCCGGGTGGATGCGGTGGCCTCCATGCTCTACCGCGACTACCTGCGGCCGGACGGCGAATGGCTACCCAATGAGAACGGCGGCCGTGAGAACACTGAAGCGGTGCGTTTCCTTCAGCAGGCCAATCACGTGCTCTTCCAGCATTTCCCAGGAGCACTGTCGATTGCGGAGGAATCCACCACCTGGCCGATGGTGACCCAGCCCACCGACATCGGGGGCCTTGGCTTCAACCTGAAATGGAACATGGGTTGGATGCACGACATGCTCGATTACTTCGAGCTGGATCCCTGGTTCCGACAGTTTCATCAGAACAACATCACTTTCTCGATTTGGTACACCTACACCGAGAATTTCATGCTTGCCCTAAGCCACGATGAAGTGGTGCATGGCAAGAGTCATCTCCTGCACAAGATGCCTGGAGACGACTGGCAGAAATATGCGAACACGCGCGCTCTTCTGGCCTACATGTGGACTCACCCAGGCAAGAAAACCATCTTCATGGGCATGGAATTCGGTCAGCGAGCCGAATGGAATGTGTGGGGCGATCTGCAATGGGATCTGCTGAACCACGAACCGCATCAAGGGCTTCAACTCCTGGTGGGCGATCTCAATGCTCTTTACAAGGCCGAACCTGCTTTATGGAGGGATGACTTCGATCAGTTCGGCTTCCAATGGATCGATTGCAACGACAATCGCCATTCAGTGATCAGCTTCATGCGCAGGGAAAGCAGCAGCGGAACCTGGCTGGTGGTGGTTGCCAATTTCACTCCTCAGAGTCATTCCCACTACAGAGTGGGCGTGCCACTGGCGGGCTTCTACGAGGAGATTTTCAACACAGATGCAGCCAAATACGGCGGCAGCAACCTGGGCAACATGGGAGGCAAACCCACCGATGAGTGGGGCATTCATGGATACGAGAACTCTCTCGATCTGTGCCTGCCACCGCTAAGCCTGATGGTGTTCAGACACGATCCGAAACGCAGCTTGAGCGCTCTTGAGCAAACCGAGAGCGTCTGAAACCAGGCGAACGATGTGACGAACAGCTCAGCATGCCTGGAATCCAGCGCTTCTGCACAGTTTCTTCAGGTAGGTTTCCGACTGATTTGATTTCGGCTTGATGAGCAACTCTCTGCCTCTGTTACTGCGTGCAGCCCGTGGTGAAGCGGTGGAGCGTCCTCCGGTCTGGATGATGCGTCAGGCCGGCCGTTACATGAAGATCTACCGCGACCTGAGGGACAAGTACCCCAGCTTTCGCGAGCGCTCTGAAAATCCAGACCTCTCCTACGAGATCTCGATGCAACCCTTCAGGGCCTTCAAGCCAGACGGGGTGATCTTGTTCTCCGACATCCTCACGCCTCTTCCTGGCATGGGAATCGACTTCGACATCATCGAGAGCAAAGGGCCTCAGATCGGTGATCCGATCCGCAATCTCGACCAGGTCAATGCTCTGCGACCCTTGATTCCCAGCGAATCCATGCCCTTTGTGGGCGAAGTGCTGGGTCGTTTACGTGAGAGCGTCGGCAATGAGGCGGCTGTGCTGGGTTTCGTTGGTGCTCCCTGGACGCTGGCTGCCTACGTGGTGGAAGGCAAAAGCAGCAAAAACTATGCGGTGATCAAGGCCATGGCCTTCCGTGAGCCCGAATTGCTGCACAAACTGCTCGACCATTTCGCCGAGTCCATTGCCAACTACCTGCGCTATCAGATCGATTCCGGGGCACAAGTGGTGCAGATGTTCGACTCTTGGGCAGGGCAACTCAGCCCAGCCGACTACGACGTCTTCGCGGCTCCTTACCAGAAAAAGGTGGTCGACCTGGTCAAGCAGACCCATCCCGATACCCCGTTCATCCTCTATATCTCCGGCAGCGCCGGCGTGATCGAACGGATGGCCCAGACCGGTGTGGACATCATCTCCCTCGACTGGACCGTGGACATGGCAGAGGCCTGTGCACGCCTGCCTGAACACATCGGTGTACAAGGCAATGTTGATCCCGGCCTGCTGTTCGGAACCCCGCAGGCCATCGAAGCCCGAATCGATGACTGCGTTCGTAAGGCCAGAGGTCGCCGCCACATCCTGAACCTTGGCCATGGAATTCTTCCCGGCACACCCGAGGAGAATGGAGCTGCCTTCTTCACAGCAGGCAAGAGCGTGATGGACCGCGTTGGGGCTCTCGCTTGAGTCAGACCACAACTCCGTCGCGCATCCTGATCACGGGTGCCAGCGGCTGCGTCGGGCAATACACCACTTCATGGCTGCTGGAGAACAGCGACGCAGAGCTGCTGCTCTGGCTGCGTGATCCCAGCAAACTCACTGCGGTTTCCGCGGATCATCCGCGGATCCAACTGCTGGTGGGCGACCTTCGCGAAGCTGATCGATTCGCATCTGAGCTGGCCCGTGTGCACCGCGTGATCCACACAGCCACTGCCTGGGGGGATCCCGAACGGGCTCAGCAGGTGAATGTTGTGGCCGTGAAGCGAATGCTGTCACTGCTCAATCCATCCTTGATCGAGCAAATCACCTATTTCTCAACAGCCAGCATCCTGGATCGGCATCTGCAGCCCCTCACCGAAGCACTGGCCTACGGCACTGAATACATCCAGACCAAAGCCCAGTGCCTGAAAGATTTAGAGGAGCATCCTCTCGCCGAGAAAATTGTCGCCGTCTTCCCCACCCTGGTGTTCGGAGGCCGAGTCGACGGCAGCAGTCCTTTCCCCACCAGCTACCTCACCGAAGGCCTCGCAGAAGCCAGCAAATGGCTCTGGCTGGCTCGATTCCTTCGGGCCGATGCCAGCTTCCACTTCATCCACGCAGCAGACATCGCTGCGATTTGCGGCTATCTCGCCACCCATCCCCATCAACGCAACCCGGAGCCCGGCCAGGGAGCTGTGCGCAGAATTGTGATGGGACAGAAGGCCATCAGCGTGAATGAAGCAGTGGCCAGCCTCTGCCGCTGGCGTGGGATTCGACGAACTCCTGGTATCCCGCTCTGGCCCTGGTTGATCGAAACACTGATCAAGGTGCTGCCGATCGAGGTCAATGCCTGGGATCGCTTTTCCATTCGTCAGCGCCATTTCATTCACGAACCCGTGACCCAGCCAGAGCGCTTCGGCGTCAAAAGCCATGCCGCAGATCTTGAATCGGTCTTGCTGGATTCAGGTTTACCGAAACGGGGATCACCCTGAGATACGCCTATAATGAGGCAACTTCAACAGTCGTCATGCTGAAGAGCCTTAAATCGATTTTCTACACCGCCCTCGCTTTTGTGCTGGCCTGCACCGTGGGTGTTGCTTCCGCAAGTGCCGCCACCGTTGAGGTGAAGCTTGGCGCAGATTCAGGAATGCTGGCGTTCGAGCCCAGCTCGGTCACGATCAAAGCCGGTGACACCGTCAAGTTCGTCAACAACAAGATGGCCCCTCACAACGCCGTCTTTGAAGGTCACGACGAATACAGCCACCCAGACCTGGCCTTCTCCCCAGGCGAATCCTGGGAAGAAACCTTCAGTGAAGCCGGTACTTACGACTTCTATTGCGAGCCCCACCGCGGTGCTGGCATGGTTGGCCAAGTGATCGTCGAGTGATTTGTTCAGACAACACCTGATTTTTCAGGTTTCAACATATTCAGACCCCAGATTGTCAACGTTCAACCTGGGGTCTTTTCTTGTTGTTGATGATGGATAGGTTTGGCATAGAGATGAACGCCAAGGGATGCCAAACCCTGCTTCTGCACTGGCACTGATCCTCAGCCTCTGCCTCACTCTCGGAGCGGCTCTGCCGGTAAGAGCCATGACTGACGCTGACCTGTCTCATGGAGCCCAGCTGTTCTCGACCAACTGTGCTGCCTGCCATATGGGTGGCGGCAATGTGATCAGAGCCACTCGCACCCTGAGCCAGGCTGACTTGCAGGCCTACCTCGATTCCTACAGCCAGCATCCGATTGAAGCCATCGAGCATCAGATCGAAAACGGCAAAAATGCCATGCCTTCCTACGAAGGCAAGCTGAGTCTCACGGAAATCGATGATGTCGCTGCATTCGTCGAAAAACAGGCCGAAAAAGGATGGTCACGATGAGCAGAGAAGCATTGAGTGCCTTTGTGCATGCGCTGGAACACAGTGAATCGCTCAGACGACAACTGCATGGCTGCTCAGATGATGCTGAGATTGTGGCTTTGGCAAGAAGTCTTGACTTCGCTTTGAATCGTGCCGACCTGGTCGCAGACGATCAGATGTCAAAGATGGAGAGCTGGTTCAGCCGCAGTGCTCTGGGAATCAGAACGCACGGCAGCACAGACTGACCCTTTATGGCCTAGGCCATGCCAGTCGTCACCCTGCTGAGCGACTTCGTTGATGGAACATCGATGGCGCTCAGCGAAGACACCGAGGCGCCAAGTCTCAATCACTACATGATCCGCAACCCAGGTCAACTCTGGGCAGGCATGCAACAACGACGGCTAGCGAGAAGCCTCACTCGCCGCCGAAGGGGACCTGGAACGCTGTATTACGCGCCGACAGAGACTGCCCAGGCTTACGTCAATGC
This genomic window from Synechococcus sp. MIT S9220 contains:
- the petE gene encoding plastocyanin codes for the protein MLKSLKSIFYTALAFVLACTVGVASASAATVEVKLGADSGMLAFEPSSVTIKAGDTVKFVNNKMAPHNAVFEGHDEYSHPDLAFSPGESWEETFSEAGTYDFYCEPHRGAGMVGQVIVE
- a CDS encoding DUF3887 domain-containing protein, whose amino-acid sequence is MKFTSCLLAAAMATCTVEMIPAAGVRAEIQVAQALNAPRTNLTPSQAQNAAKELLTSIQAKNAQGIYKLLATPLKSATSVEAISQRLQSAPMIESFRVVSVNPGLDDTTVETVAITNSGTRELPLLLVLDDDGQLLAWKWVETVLPIEQTALKFVQDLDAGRWIAARYYLDLDFQKEISPADLKRKWSKLERVLGGVKSIKSALAASSSSEQQLVLVTIEFGNMTDNLFVIFNRQGRIINVDFSADLV
- a CDS encoding CocE/NonD family hydrolase; this translates as MFADASLITRDGVELVSRVWRPCGDGPWPALLMRQPYGKSIASTVTLPHPEWWCSHGFVVVVQDVRGQGASGGHFRGFSQEAHDTADTLSWLRQRPEVNGRVGMYGFSYQGLTQLLAPSECPPPDCLAPAMCGLDERDHWSCDGNAHWWHLGLGWGLQLASLQAKRRGDHQAWNEMRRSLEDGSYLSEGMSMLEHHDPEGMALRWLKQSPERDSDWIQHSMPHRWLQQPMLLLGGWWDPHLRGVIALAEQARAAGGRPELHIGPATHLQWWAESSELLLKFFQRHLIDSPSDCAPPHSADDIVVWLWDQVSDSWCGADDLSPASINPLSPVSSQPFDQQRWHLCSRGLACLDPEEGQILDAASDHGGKVVIVHDPWRPVPAIGGHLSPSAGPCDRASLDRRSDVAVFTGEPLKGALPLQGKPKLKLHVCADQPGFDLCVALSRLPRGKNTVQQLSTGMLRIRGQQALELCERELDLQPLLATLEPGDRLRLSIAGAAWPAIAINPGHEAVACSAPSADCRVISIELHLEMAQLWMLPLLAPQHLGTPAD
- a CDS encoding Ycf51 family protein, which codes for MPLEELLSTSSIWLAKGGLALFGLTLIAFIARWGVRFRLVGVSSFTLLLSASCWAFGLSYTPSVSVEGALRAPVVFDNGDDLVVAQAQADFPDEAIAPTLQQLAGNVRPGGRNSPEVTVRLRQLQPAGEGASRSVVLGETVRDFRAE
- a CDS encoding DUF4332 domain-containing protein, producing the protein MRPEDPLQELPQGLRDELKQLLASGITTWGQLQSLDELQISRLASSGRASARNLRRLQGMADLACALDLAPQDAALLMHAGLATVTAIAGATPQDVLTRTGRLERQLRSGRPPVVDLAVARRWILRAKERQNTN
- a CDS encoding Nif11-like leader peptide family natural product precursor, whose product is MSREALSAFVHALEHSESLRRQLHGCSDDAEIVALARSLDFALNRADLVADDQMSKMESWFSRSALGIRTHGSTD
- a CDS encoding NAD(P)-dependent oxidoreductase, coding for MSQTTTPSRILITGASGCVGQYTTSWLLENSDAELLLWLRDPSKLTAVSADHPRIQLLVGDLREADRFASELARVHRVIHTATAWGDPERAQQVNVVAVKRMLSLLNPSLIEQITYFSTASILDRHLQPLTEALAYGTEYIQTKAQCLKDLEEHPLAEKIVAVFPTLVFGGRVDGSSPFPTSYLTEGLAEASKWLWLARFLRADASFHFIHAADIAAICGYLATHPHQRNPEPGQGAVRRIVMGQKAISVNEAVASLCRWRGIRRTPGIPLWPWLIETLIKVLPIEVNAWDRFSIRQRHFIHEPVTQPERFGVKSHAADLESVLLDSGLPKRGSP
- the glgB gene encoding 1,4-alpha-glucan branching protein GlgB, whose protein sequence is MTITVQDWMVEDAQRLAECRHDHPFSILGPQSQDNGGWVIRVWMPEADNVTLLTGSEEIAMATPHHPWIFETEVNRNPGSTYRVRVNRGGITHEQHDPWAFRQEWMGEMDRHLFAEGNHHHIWRRMGAHRCDQDGVQGVMFCLWAPNARSVSVIGDLNSWDGRQHPMQQRLGGIWELFLPGIAEGELYKYEIRTQDGHCYQKADPYGFQHEVRPDTSSLVSHLDGFNWTDSSWMQTRDSSNVLDQPISVYEMHLGSWIHASAEEPFIEADGSARPPVPAADLKPGARLLTYPELADRLIPYVKERGFTHIELMPITEHPFDGSWGYQVTGWYAPTSRYGTPDEFRGFVDRCHAEGIGVIIDWVPGHFPRDSHGLAFFDGCHLYEHADPRIGEHKEWGTLIFNYSRNEVRNFLVANLVFWFDQFHIDGIRVDAVASMLYRDYLRPDGEWLPNENGGRENTEAVRFLQQANHVLFQHFPGALSIAEESTTWPMVTQPTDIGGLGFNLKWNMGWMHDMLDYFELDPWFRQFHQNNITFSIWYTYTENFMLALSHDEVVHGKSHLLHKMPGDDWQKYANTRALLAYMWTHPGKKTIFMGMEFGQRAEWNVWGDLQWDLLNHEPHQGLQLLVGDLNALYKAEPALWRDDFDQFGFQWIDCNDNRHSVISFMRRESSSGTWLVVVANFTPQSHSHYRVGVPLAGFYEEIFNTDAAKYGGSNLGNMGGKPTDEWGIHGYENSLDLCLPPLSLMVFRHDPKRSLSALEQTESV
- a CDS encoding c-type cytochrome, with the translated sequence MPNPASALALILSLCLTLGAALPVRAMTDADLSHGAQLFSTNCAACHMGGGNVIRATRTLSQADLQAYLDSYSQHPIEAIEHQIENGKNAMPSYEGKLSLTEIDDVAAFVEKQAEKGWSR
- the hemE gene encoding uroporphyrinogen decarboxylase: MSNSLPLLLRAARGEAVERPPVWMMRQAGRYMKIYRDLRDKYPSFRERSENPDLSYEISMQPFRAFKPDGVILFSDILTPLPGMGIDFDIIESKGPQIGDPIRNLDQVNALRPLIPSESMPFVGEVLGRLRESVGNEAAVLGFVGAPWTLAAYVVEGKSSKNYAVIKAMAFREPELLHKLLDHFAESIANYLRYQIDSGAQVVQMFDSWAGQLSPADYDVFAAPYQKKVVDLVKQTHPDTPFILYISGSAGVIERMAQTGVDIISLDWTVDMAEACARLPEHIGVQGNVDPGLLFGTPQAIEARIDDCVRKARGRRHILNLGHGILPGTPEENGAAFFTAGKSVMDRVGALA